In the Urocitellus parryii isolate mUroPar1 chromosome 10, mUroPar1.hap1, whole genome shotgun sequence genome, one interval contains:
- the Il15 gene encoding interleukin-15, whose protein sequence is MRISKPHLRITSIQCYVCLLLNTHFLTEAGMRVFILGCISAGIPKTEANWEDVRRDLQKIENLIQSLHMDATLYTESDVHPRCKVTAMNCFLLELEVISHESRDGDIEETVKNLILLANSSLSSNGNITESGCKVCEELEEKNITEFLESFKHIVQMFINPP, encoded by the exons ATGAGAATTtcg AAACCACATTTGAGAATTACTTCCATCCAGTGCTATGTGTGTTTACTTCTAAATACTCATTTTTTAACTGAGGCTGGCATGCGTGTCTTCATTTTGGG ctGTATTAGTGCAGGTATTCCTAAAACAGAGGCTAACTGGGAAGATGTAAGAAGGGATTtgcaaaaaattgaaaatcttaTTCAA tcTTTACATATGGAtgctactttatatacagagagtgATGTCCAT CCCCGTTGCAAAGTAACAGCAATGAACTGCTTTCTCCTGGAGCTAGAAGTCATTTCACATGAGTCCAGAGATGGAGACATAGAGGAAACAGTAAAAAACCTGATCCTCCTAGCAAACAGTAGTTTATCTTCTAATGGG AATATAACAGAATCTGGATGCAAAGTATGTGAagaactggaggaaaaaaatattacagaattttTGGAGAGTTTTAAACATATTGTACAAATGTTCATCAACCCTCCTTGA